One stretch of bacterium DNA includes these proteins:
- the tyrS gene encoding tyrosine--tRNA ligase, which produces MPIPNSQSLTPNPSPLAPLLRGIDRLETEAELQAKLKKSHETGKPLRVKLGIDASGPDIHLGFAVPLRKLRQFQDAGHLAVLIIGDFTGSIGDPSGRSKTRPQLTDEQIQANMERYKEQVFKILLPDRTEFRYNSEWSKPMGGADIIKLAAKYTVARLIEREDFKKRLAAGDPIHVHELLYPLFQGYDSVAVKADIELGGADQYWNLLVGRELQREFGQEPQIVLTMPLLVGLDGVQKMSKSYGNYVAITDSPREMFGKLMSIPDALILNYLELCTDRPEPELAAFKQRLGAGENPRNIKVELAKDVIALYHSRAAADEASAEFDRIFRDKQLPDDMPEFRVPAAGINIIDLVVTAGLLPSKTEARRKLVEGAFYIDNQRLTDAGLLVKVTSPTVLKVGKRRFLRLVP; this is translated from the coding sequence TTGCCAATTCCCAATTCCCAATCCCTAACCCCTAACCCCTCGCCCCTCGCCCCTCTTCTCCGCGGGATCGACCGTCTCGAAACCGAGGCGGAGCTGCAGGCCAAGCTCAAGAAGTCGCACGAGACCGGCAAGCCCTTGCGGGTAAAGCTGGGCATCGACGCGTCGGGTCCGGACATCCACCTCGGGTTTGCCGTGCCCCTGCGCAAGCTCCGCCAGTTTCAGGACGCCGGCCACCTTGCCGTGCTCATCATCGGCGACTTCACCGGCAGCATCGGCGACCCGTCGGGCCGCTCCAAGACCCGGCCTCAGCTCACCGATGAACAGATTCAGGCCAACATGGAACGGTACAAAGAGCAGGTCTTCAAGATCCTCCTGCCCGACCGAACCGAATTCCGCTACAACTCCGAGTGGTCCAAGCCGATGGGCGGGGCCGACATCATCAAACTCGCGGCCAAATACACGGTCGCCCGGCTGATTGAACGCGAGGACTTCAAGAAACGGCTGGCAGCAGGCGACCCGATCCACGTCCACGAACTCCTCTACCCCCTGTTCCAAGGCTACGATTCGGTCGCGGTCAAAGCCGATATCGAACTCGGCGGTGCTGACCAGTACTGGAACCTGCTCGTTGGCCGCGAGCTCCAGCGCGAGTTCGGCCAGGAACCACAGATTGTCCTGACCATGCCTTTGCTCGTCGGCCTCGACGGCGTCCAGAAGATGTCGAAATCCTACGGCAACTACGTCGCCATCACTGACTCGCCGCGCGAGATGTTCGGCAAGCTCATGTCCATCCCCGACGCCCTGATTCTCAACTACCTTGAACTCTGCACCGACCGGCCCGAGCCCGAACTCGCCGCGTTCAAGCAGCGGCTCGGCGCGGGCGAGAACCCGCGCAACATCAAGGTCGAGTTGGCCAAGGACGTTATCGCGCTCTACCACTCCCGCGCCGCGGCCGACGAAGCCTCGGCCGAGTTCGACCGCATCTTCCGGGACAAACAGTTGCCGGACGACATGCCCGAGTTCAGGGTCCCCGCCGCGGGCATCAACATCATTGACCTCGTCGTCACTGCCGGGCTTCTTCCCTCCAAGACCGAAGCCCGCCGCAAGCTCGTCGAGGGCGCGTTCTACATCGACAACCAACGTCTGACCGATGCCGGCCTGCTCGTCAAAGTCACGTCCCCCACTGTCCTCAAAGTCGGCAAGCGCCGCTTCCTCCGTCTCGTACCGTAG
- the rpsR gene encoding 30S ribosomal protein S18 has translation MRRKMPIRRKRTCYFCDRDITEVDYRDPHLRDFLTEKGKIVSGRMSGVCARHQRRLARAIKTARSMALLPFNP, from the coding sequence ATGAGAAGAAAGATGCCGATCCGCCGCAAGAGAACCTGTTACTTCTGCGACCGGGACATCACTGAGGTCGACTACCGGGATCCGCACCTGCGCGACTTCCTGACCGAGAAGGGCAAGATTGTGTCCGGCAGGATGTCGGGCGTTTGCGCCCGTCACCAGCGCCGTCTCGCTCGCGCGATCAAGACCGCGCGGAGCATGGCGCTACTGCCGTTCAACCCCTGA
- the rplI gene encoding 50S ribosomal protein L9, with protein sequence MKVILLSDIERVGSRGTVVNVKPGYARNYLFPRKLALEATKSQVAQLDSIQKQLASKEAKITKRLTDLAGRLGLVSVKTTIKMGEEGAFGSITNADIATLLTAEGHEIDKHSIVLAEPIKSPGVYDVSIKLGHEVSATVKLWVAEEPA encoded by the coding sequence ATGAAAGTCATACTGCTCTCCGATATCGAGCGCGTCGGTTCCCGCGGCACGGTCGTCAACGTTAAGCCGGGCTATGCCCGCAACTACCTCTTCCCCCGTAAGTTGGCGCTCGAGGCCACCAAGTCTCAGGTCGCGCAACTGGACTCCATCCAGAAACAACTCGCCTCCAAGGAAGCGAAGATTACCAAACGGCTGACCGACCTCGCCGGTCGCCTCGGCCTGGTCTCGGTAAAGACGACCATCAAGATGGGCGAAGAAGGCGCATTCGGCTCCATCACCAACGCCGACATCGCCACCCTGCTGACCGCCGAAGGCCACGAAATCGACAAACACTCCATCGTTCTGGCCGAGCCCATCAAGAGCCCCGGAGTGTACGACGTCTCGATCAAGCTCGGTCACGAGGTCTCGGCGACAGTGAAGCTTTGGGTCGCCGAAGAACCAGCCTAA
- a CDS encoding bifunctional nuclease family protein — MIEVRVEGILVDNVNNSPVVLLRERDGDRVLPIFIGPLEASAIAYALEKTAFPRPLTLDLMRLMVEGLQGRVRRVIITKIENETFFAEVVLEADNRVVTIDARPSDSVGLALRTDAPIYVADAVMEKASQWITAQDEDRLKELREKMRTINPEDFGNYKM; from the coding sequence ATGATTGAAGTCCGCGTCGAAGGCATCCTTGTCGACAACGTGAACAACTCGCCGGTCGTGCTCCTGCGCGAGCGCGACGGCGATCGGGTCCTGCCGATATTCATCGGCCCGCTCGAAGCCTCGGCCATCGCCTACGCCCTTGAAAAGACAGCCTTCCCCCGGCCGCTCACGCTCGACCTGATGCGGCTGATGGTGGAAGGACTCCAGGGCCGCGTGCGCCGGGTCATTATCACCAAGATTGAAAACGAGACTTTCTTCGCCGAGGTCGTGCTCGAAGCCGACAACCGGGTCGTGACCATCGATGCACGTCCGTCCGACTCGGTCGGCCTTGCCCTCCGCACTGACGCGCCCATCTACGTTGCCGATGCAGTCATGGAAAAAGCCAGCCAGTGGATCACGGCGCAGGACGAAGACCGACTGAAAGAGCTGCGCGAGAAGATGCGCACCATCAACCCCGAAGACTTCGGGAACTACAAGATGTAA